One Methylosinus sp. C49 DNA segment encodes these proteins:
- the sucC gene encoding ADP-forming succinate--CoA ligase subunit beta produces MNIHEYQAKAILREFGAPVAEGAPALAADEARQAASGLPGPVYVVKAQIHAGGRGKGKFKEASAGEKGGVRLARSLDEVETFAKEMLGSTLVTVQTGEAGKQVNRLYIEDGADIDKEFYLSLLIDRATSRVSFVVSTEGGTDIEAVAHATPEKIVTFAVDPATGVLPHHGRRVADALGLTGPLVKEAVSLTERLFSAFVAKDMELLEINPLIVTKDGKLRCLDAKISFDDNALYRHPDVVALRDKTEEDEKEIEASKYELAYIALDGTIGCMVNGAGLAMATMDIIKLYGENPANFLDVGGGATKEKVTAAFKIITADPKVKGILVNIFGGIMRCDVIAEGVIAAVKEVGLAVPLVVRLEGTNVDLGKEIISSSGLDVIPADDLDDAAQKIVAAVRGRS; encoded by the coding sequence ATGAACATCCACGAATATCAGGCCAAAGCCATCCTGCGTGAGTTCGGCGCCCCGGTCGCCGAAGGCGCTCCGGCGCTCGCCGCCGACGAGGCGCGCCAGGCCGCGAGCGGCCTGCCCGGCCCCGTCTATGTCGTCAAGGCGCAGATCCACGCCGGCGGCCGCGGCAAGGGCAAGTTCAAGGAGGCTTCGGCCGGCGAGAAGGGCGGCGTACGCCTCGCCCGCTCGCTCGACGAGGTCGAGACCTTCGCCAAGGAGATGCTGGGCTCGACGCTGGTCACGGTGCAGACGGGCGAGGCCGGCAAGCAGGTCAACCGCCTCTATATCGAGGACGGGGCCGATATCGACAAGGAATTCTATCTCTCGCTGCTGATCGATCGCGCCACGTCGCGCGTCTCCTTCGTCGTCTCCACCGAGGGCGGCACGGATATCGAGGCCGTCGCCCATGCGACGCCCGAGAAGATCGTGACTTTCGCCGTCGATCCGGCGACCGGCGTTCTGCCGCATCACGGCCGCCGCGTCGCCGACGCGCTCGGCCTCACCGGCCCGCTGGTGAAGGAGGCGGTCTCGCTCACCGAGCGCCTGTTCTCGGCCTTTGTCGCCAAGGATATGGAGCTGCTCGAGATCAATCCGCTGATCGTCACCAAGGACGGGAAGCTGCGCTGCCTCGACGCGAAGATCTCCTTCGACGACAACGCGCTCTATCGTCATCCCGATGTGGTCGCGCTGCGCGACAAGACCGAGGAGGACGAGAAGGAGATCGAGGCCTCCAAATATGAGCTGGCCTATATCGCGCTCGACGGCACCATCGGCTGCATGGTGAATGGCGCCGGCCTCGCAATGGCGACGATGGACATCATCAAGCTCTATGGCGAGAATCCCGCCAACTTCCTCGACGTCGGCGGCGGCGCCACCAAGGAGAAGGTGACGGCCGCCTTCAAGATCATCACCGCCGACCCGAAGGTGAAGGGCATTCTCGTCAACATCTTCGGCGGCATCATGCGCTGCGACGTCATCGCCGAGGGCGTTATCGCCGCGGTGAAGGAAGTGGGCCTCGCCGTGCCGCTGGTGGTGCGTCTCGAGGGCACCAATGTCGATCTCGGCAAGGAAATTATTTCCAGCTCGGGCCTCGATGTGATCCCCGCCGACGATCTCGACGACGCCGCGCAGAAGATCGTCGCCGCCGTGCGCGGACGGAGCTGA
- the mdh gene encoding malate dehydrogenase encodes MARKKIALIGAGHIGGTLAHLIGLKELGDVVLFDIASGVPQGKALDLSQSAPVEGFDARIAGADDYSAIAGADVVIVTAGVPRQPGMSRDDLLTINLGVVSKVGAGIKAYAPNAFVICITNPLDVMVWALQKASGLPTNKVVGMAGVLDSARFRFFLAEELNVSVEDVSAFVLGGHGDDMVPSVRYSTVAGIPLPDLVAMGWTTQAKIDAIVDRTRKGGGEIVGLLKTGSAYYAPASAAIAMAESYLKDKRRVLPCAAYLDGQYGVSGLYVGVPVVIGANGVERIVEISLDAAEQQMFDKSVGSVKTLIAASKALDPAFA; translated from the coding sequence ATGGCGCGCAAGAAAATCGCCCTGATCGGCGCCGGCCATATCGGCGGGACGCTGGCCCATCTCATCGGCCTCAAGGAGCTCGGCGACGTCGTATTGTTCGACATCGCGAGCGGCGTGCCTCAGGGCAAGGCGCTCGACCTCTCCCAATCCGCGCCTGTCGAGGGATTCGACGCGCGCATCGCCGGCGCGGACGATTATTCCGCCATCGCCGGCGCCGATGTCGTCATCGTGACAGCGGGCGTGCCACGCCAGCCCGGCATGAGCCGCGACGATCTGCTGACCATCAATCTCGGCGTCGTCTCCAAGGTCGGCGCCGGCATCAAGGCCTATGCGCCGAACGCTTTCGTCATCTGCATCACCAATCCGCTCGACGTCATGGTCTGGGCGCTGCAGAAGGCAAGCGGCCTGCCGACCAATAAGGTCGTCGGCATGGCGGGCGTGCTCGATTCGGCGCGCTTCCGATTCTTTCTGGCCGAGGAGCTGAACGTCTCGGTGGAGGATGTGAGCGCCTTCGTGCTCGGCGGCCATGGCGACGACATGGTTCCCTCCGTGCGCTACTCGACCGTCGCCGGCATTCCCCTGCCCGATCTCGTCGCTATGGGCTGGACCACTCAGGCGAAGATCGACGCCATCGTCGACCGCACGCGCAAGGGCGGCGGCGAGATCGTCGGCCTGCTGAAGACCGGCTCGGCCTATTACGCGCCGGCCTCCGCGGCCATCGCCATGGCGGAGAGCTATCTGAAGGACAAGCGCCGCGTGCTGCCCTGCGCCGCCTATCTCGACGGCCAATATGGCGTCAGCGGGCTCTATGTCGGCGTGCCCGTGGTCATCGGCGCCAATGGCGTGGAGCGCATCGTCGAGATTTCGCTCGATGCGGCCGAGCAGCAGATGTTCGACAAATCCGTCGGCTCGGTTAAGACGCTGATCGCCGCCAGCAAAGCGCTCGACCCCGCCTTCGCCTGA
- a CDS encoding EVE domain-containing protein gives MAHWLFKSEPKTWSWDQQVAAGAKGTFWNGVRNHLAKKQLMAMQIGERGFFYHSNEDKAVVGVVEVIKTYYPDHTDESGKFGMVDIKAIAPFARPVTLAEIKSDPRLSEMVLVNNSRLSVQPVSDEEWKLILSLGGVDAL, from the coding sequence ATGGCGCATTGGCTGTTCAAGAGCGAGCCCAAGACCTGGTCCTGGGACCAGCAGGTCGCTGCCGGCGCGAAAGGCACCTTCTGGAACGGCGTGCGCAACCATCTCGCCAAGAAGCAGCTGATGGCGATGCAGATCGGCGAGCGCGGCTTCTTCTACCATTCCAACGAGGACAAGGCCGTCGTCGGCGTGGTGGAGGTCATCAAGACCTATTACCCCGACCATACGGATGAGAGCGGCAAATTCGGCATGGTCGATATAAAGGCCATCGCGCCTTTCGCGCGGCCGGTGACGCTCGCCGAGATCAAGTCCGATCCGCGCCTTTCCGAAATGGTGCTGGTCAATAATTCTCGCCTGTCGGTGCAGCCCGTCTCGGACGAGGAGTGGAAGCTCATTCTCTCGCTCGGCGGCGTGGACGCGCTCTAG
- a CDS encoding YciI family protein — MPLFAALCLDKPNHVELRLATREAHLAFLAANAAQVKLGGPFLDSAEKPVGSLLIVEAADAAAAQALLAEDPYAKAGLFASVEVKPWKRVVGAEL; from the coding sequence TTGCCGCTCTTCGCCGCTCTCTGCCTGGACAAGCCGAACCATGTCGAGCTTCGGCTCGCCACCCGCGAGGCGCATCTCGCCTTTCTCGCCGCCAATGCGGCGCAGGTGAAGCTCGGCGGGCCGTTTCTCGATTCGGCCGAGAAGCCCGTCGGCTCGCTGCTGATCGTCGAGGCGGCGGATGCGGCGGCGGCGCAGGCTCTGCTCGCCGAGGACCCTTACGCGAAGGCCGGGCTGTTCGCGAGCGTCGAGGTGAAGCCTTGGAAGCGTGTGGTGGGGGCCGAGCTCTGA
- a CDS encoding AAA family ATPase codes for MAGKVVSVLNMKGGVGKTTVSAHVLPYFFFSKKKAVLLVDLDPQFNLTQTLMPRRDYEKYKAANRTIFSAMEPPSGVGLLDVNVADAPVPKAWDLAPRLREYDDGFVDLVLGDFDLVKYSLIPEKHKLDKVATRFLKFVGQAKDDYDLIVIDCNPSSSFITQCALQACSALLVPIKAETYSLLGLELLAKYVNEMPLIYPKPSMSVLINAGPTAEITALTENELRGHKTFGPTVLANHLPYSRLLAAKPGEIGFATKKGKPYSYDLGFRFTSIVDELAQRWGL; via the coding sequence GTGGCTGGCAAAGTTGTATCTGTATTAAATATGAAAGGGGGCGTAGGAAAGACCACGGTTTCTGCCCACGTTCTACCGTATTTTTTCTTTTCAAAGAAGAAGGCGGTTCTTTTGGTGGATCTAGATCCGCAATTTAATTTGACACAGACACTGATGCCGCGGCGAGATTATGAGAAGTACAAGGCTGCTAATAGAACTATTTTCAGTGCGATGGAGCCTCCATCGGGCGTGGGGCTTCTCGATGTAAACGTTGCAGATGCCCCTGTGCCCAAGGCGTGGGATTTAGCTCCCCGTCTCCGAGAGTACGATGATGGTTTCGTGGACTTAGTATTAGGTGATTTCGATCTTGTAAAATACAGCCTCATTCCGGAAAAGCATAAGCTTGATAAGGTAGCCACAAGATTCTTAAAATTTGTTGGGCAAGCGAAAGACGATTATGATTTAATTGTAATAGACTGCAACCCGAGCAGTTCATTCATAACGCAATGCGCGCTGCAGGCTTGTAGCGCATTATTAGTTCCGATTAAGGCGGAGACCTACTCGTTACTCGGCCTTGAACTCCTTGCAAAATATGTCAATGAAATGCCTCTAATTTATCCGAAGCCTTCCATGTCCGTGCTGATAAATGCAGGGCCTACGGCCGAAATTACAGCTTTGACCGAAAATGAGCTTCGTGGGCATAAAACGTTTGGGCCTACTGTATTGGCAAATCATTTACCATATTCCAGACTTCTTGCTGCTAAGCCTGGGGAAATTGGGTTTGCGACAAAAAAAGGAAAGCCATACAGCTACGATCTGGGGTTTCGCTTTACAAGCATTGTTGACGAGCTAGCGCAGAGGTGGGGGCTATGA
- a CDS encoding 30S ribosomal protein S2 translates to MAIPDFTMRGLLESGAHFGHQSHRWNPKMAPYIFGARNNIHIIDLAQTVPLLHQALKVVSDTVARGGRVLFVGTKRQAQDQIADAAKRSAQYFINSRWLGGTLTNWKTISGSIQRLRKLDEQLGAGAAGVTKKERLLLTRERDKLEKALGGIKDMGGTPDLIFVIDTNKEQLAIKEANRLKIPVVAILDTNCDPDGITFPIPGNDDAGRAIALYCDLIARAAIDGISRSQGLSGLDVGALEQPTAEPALGRVHTDLRSADEVVADAAAADVEIALEPFELLAAPRGAPDDLAKLHGVGPQLVKKLNDGGIFHYWQIAAMAPADVEKLDQDLKLNGRIARDGWVDQARSLASA, encoded by the coding sequence ATGGCGATTCCTGATTTCACGATGCGCGGCCTGCTCGAGTCCGGCGCTCATTTCGGCCACCAGTCGCATCGCTGGAACCCGAAGATGGCTCCCTATATCTTCGGCGCGCGCAACAACATCCATATCATCGACCTCGCCCAGACGGTGCCGCTGCTGCATCAGGCTCTGAAGGTCGTCTCCGACACTGTGGCGCGCGGTGGCCGCGTGCTCTTCGTCGGCACCAAGCGTCAGGCGCAGGATCAGATCGCCGACGCCGCCAAGCGCAGCGCGCAATATTTCATCAACTCCCGTTGGCTGGGCGGCACGCTCACCAATTGGAAGACCATCTCCGGCTCCATTCAGCGCCTGCGCAAGCTCGACGAGCAGCTCGGCGCCGGCGCCGCGGGCGTCACCAAGAAAGAGCGTCTGCTGCTCACCCGCGAGCGCGACAAGCTCGAGAAGGCGCTGGGCGGCATCAAGGACATGGGCGGCACGCCCGATCTCATCTTCGTGATCGACACCAATAAGGAGCAGCTGGCGATCAAGGAGGCCAACCGCCTGAAGATCCCGGTGGTGGCGATCCTCGACACCAATTGCGATCCGGACGGCATCACCTTCCCGATCCCGGGCAACGACGACGCTGGCCGCGCCATCGCGCTCTATTGCGATCTCATCGCCCGCGCGGCGATCGACGGCATCTCGCGCAGCCAGGGCCTCTCGGGCCTCGATGTCGGCGCCTTGGAGCAGCCGACGGCGGAGCCGGCGCTCGGCCGCGTCCACACGGATCTGCGCTCGGCCGATGAAGTGGTCGCCGATGCGGCCGCCGCCGATGTCGAGATCGCGCTCGAGCCCTTCGAGCTGCTCGCCGCTCCGCGCGGCGCCCCTGACGATCTCGCCAAGCTGCATGGCGTCGGCCCGCAGCTGGTCAAGAAGCTCAATGACGGCGGCATCTTCCATTATTGGCAGATCGCGGCCATGGCGCCGGCCGATGTCGAGAAGCTCGATCAGGACCTCAAGCTCAACGGCCGCATCGCCCGCGACGGCTGGGTCGATCAGGCGCGCTCGCTGGCCTCGGCCTGA
- the tsf gene encoding translation elongation factor Ts gives MAQITAALVKELRESTGAGMMDCKAALNETNGDIEAAVDWLRKKGLSKAAKKSGRVAAEGLVAAIVEDGVGVVVEVNSETDFVARNDDFQKLVNNIARVALETGATSAEELAGKPYPGGGVVSEAITTGIATIGENLTLRRVAPLKVEGAVNRYVHTQIADGLGKIAVIVALESKGDKEVLSTLARQIAMHVASANPLALDASGLDPATVEREKALLAEKNAGKPANVLEKIIDSGLKTYYKEVLLLDQVSNHPDHGGKTITQTLKEHEGKAGAPITLKGFVRYALGEGIEKETSDFAAEVAAAAKG, from the coding sequence ATGGCCCAGATCACCGCCGCTCTCGTCAAGGAACTGCGCGAGAGCACGGGCGCCGGCATGATGGATTGCAAGGCCGCCCTCAACGAGACCAATGGCGATATCGAGGCGGCCGTCGATTGGCTGCGCAAGAAGGGCCTCTCCAAGGCCGCCAAAAAGTCCGGCCGCGTGGCCGCCGAGGGTCTCGTCGCCGCGATCGTCGAGGACGGCGTCGGCGTCGTCGTCGAGGTGAACTCCGAGACCGACTTCGTCGCCCGCAACGACGACTTCCAGAAGCTCGTCAACAATATCGCCCGCGTCGCTCTGGAGACTGGCGCGACCAGCGCCGAGGAACTCGCCGGCAAGCCCTATCCGGGCGGCGGCGTCGTCTCCGAGGCGATCACCACCGGCATCGCGACCATCGGCGAGAATCTGACGCTGCGCCGCGTCGCGCCGCTGAAGGTGGAGGGCGCGGTCAATCGTTACGTCCACACGCAGATCGCGGACGGACTCGGCAAGATCGCGGTGATCGTGGCGCTCGAATCCAAGGGTGACAAGGAGGTCCTGTCGACTCTCGCGCGTCAGATCGCCATGCATGTCGCCTCTGCCAATCCGTTGGCGCTCGACGCCTCCGGCCTCGATCCGGCGACGGTGGAGCGCGAGAAGGCGCTGCTCGCCGAGAAGAATGCGGGCAAGCCGGCCAATGTGCTGGAGAAGATCATCGATTCGGGCCTCAAGACCTATTACAAGGAGGTCCTGCTGCTCGATCAGGTCTCGAACCATCCCGATCACGGCGGCAAGACCATCACCCAGACGCTCAAGGAGCATGAGGGCAAGGCCGGGGCGCCGATCACGCTCAAGGGCTTCGTCCGCTATGCGCTCGGCGAGGGCATAGAGAAAGAGACCAGCGATTTCGCCGCGGAAGTGGCTGCTGCCGCCAAGGGCTGA
- a CDS encoding outer membrane beta-barrel protein: MHIKTSLSALAVAAALSVGAAHAADLPYRKDAPAFAPPPPVFSWTGAYVGLNVGGGFKADNSFGGDVSGVVGGGQIGYNYQISPLFVVGLETDFQGTSLRSNNGFGNASLPWFGTVRGRAGFALLESKLFVYGTGGFAYGELNTPFGSDTRTGWTAGGGVEYAFLPNWSAKVEYLYTDLTNDGGFAFGPQRAKFHTVRAGINYHFNLF; this comes from the coding sequence ATGCATATCAAGACCAGCCTTTCGGCTCTCGCGGTCGCCGCCGCTCTCTCCGTCGGCGCCGCTCACGCCGCCGACCTGCCCTACCGCAAGGATGCGCCGGCTTTCGCGCCGCCGCCGCCGGTCTTTTCCTGGACGGGCGCCTATGTCGGCCTCAATGTCGGCGGCGGCTTCAAGGCGGACAATAGCTTCGGCGGCGACGTCAGCGGCGTCGTGGGCGGCGGCCAGATCGGCTACAACTACCAGATCTCGCCGCTCTTCGTGGTCGGCCTCGAGACCGACTTCCAGGGCACGAGCCTGCGCTCCAACAATGGCTTCGGCAACGCCAGCCTGCCCTGGTTCGGCACTGTGCGCGGCCGCGCCGGCTTCGCTCTGCTCGAGTCGAAGCTCTTCGTCTATGGCACGGGCGGCTTCGCCTATGGCGAGCTGAACACGCCCTTCGGCAGCGACACTCGCACCGGCTGGACCGCTGGCGGCGGCGTGGAATACGCCTTCCTGCCGAACTGGTCGGCCAAGGTCGAATATCTCTACACCGATCTCACCAACGATGGCGGCTTCGCCTTCGGTCCGCAGCGCGCCAAGTTCCACACGGTCCGCGCCGGCATCAACTACCACTTCAACCTGTTCTAG
- a CDS encoding TetR/AcrR family transcriptional regulator: MRPEKSEKRSGEATRRRILAAAIARFAHASFEEVRLRDIAADVGVDVALVHRSFGSKEQLFAAAVVDACPAALLSADRSRLGAVFASFALESQQHDGLQIFIRSLTSPLARDLIRACCYRDFIGPLAAKLDGQAAQQRAALFVSCLIGFSIMREVLRVEPLLADDDSGPMIQRLLAACLDEAEPLVASDQNSSQSS; this comes from the coding sequence ATGCGGCCGGAAAAATCGGAGAAGCGTTCAGGGGAGGCGACGCGGCGGCGTATTCTCGCCGCAGCGATCGCGCGTTTCGCGCACGCCTCCTTCGAGGAGGTGAGGCTGCGCGATATTGCCGCAGACGTCGGCGTGGATGTGGCGCTGGTGCATCGCTCCTTCGGCTCAAAGGAGCAGCTGTTCGCCGCCGCCGTCGTCGATGCCTGTCCGGCGGCTCTCTTATCGGCGGATCGCAGCCGGCTCGGCGCGGTCTTCGCGAGCTTTGCGCTCGAGTCGCAGCAGCATGACGGGCTGCAGATTTTCATTCGCTCGCTGACGAGCCCGCTGGCGCGCGATCTCATTCGCGCCTGCTGCTATCGGGATTTCATCGGCCCGCTGGCCGCCAAGCTCGACGGGCAGGCGGCGCAGCAGCGGGCGGCGCTGTTCGTCTCCTGCCTCATCGGCTTCTCCATCATGCGCGAGGTGCTGCGGGTCGAGCCGCTGCTCGCCGATGACGACAGCGGCCCGATGATCCAGCGCCTGCTCGCCGCCTGCCTCGACGAGGCCGAACCGCTCGTCGCGAGCGATCAGAACTCCTCCCAATCGTCCTGA
- a CDS encoding methyl-accepting chemotaxis protein, translating into MRFDNLKLTTKSLLPLALTCLLFIGVTGLGVHRMSELGKRYQDLTEHSYAAVVKLLRSNRAITEFGLSVHQMIAYDADTPLSRAAVQEAASVGPRVDTLLGEAMTLDPTHSAQIQGYRDRFAKVFEQAKPAIAIAQELPALELGARMKPHELEQLAKCVSLLRGADEEIRAIVTEMRSIYVAAEAEDKRVGEELRRQTEQTIWTMIGVGALAVLIGCAATLYISGRKIGAPIARLTGQMGDIAKGDLDAVVEGVERGDEVGAMARALDTFKRNAQELRAAEARAAEERRRGEDAEARRKAEQARIEKEREAALQAIGEGLEKLASKNLVYRLSGSMPEAYRRLQNDFNAAMGQLEAALGLVAGGAKAIDAGSSQIAVAADDLARRTEQQAASLEETAAALEEITTTVKKSAEGAVHASNIVGSTKMEAENSGEIVRRAVDAMGRIERSSQQIGQIIGVIDEIAFQTNLLALNAGVEAARAGEAGKGFAVVASEVRALAQRSAEAAKEIKGLISTSTVEVDQGVELVGATGRALDTIVSQVAEIDKVVADIAAGAREQATGLGEINTAVNQMDQNTQKNAAMVEETTAASHSLRKETEALTRSVASFELGDKHGSRTHADAPRAALKTVSAGRGGGAARKPQPAQDDWEEF; encoded by the coding sequence ATGCGGTTCGACAATTTGAAGCTCACCACCAAGAGCCTTCTTCCACTCGCTTTGACCTGCCTGCTCTTCATCGGGGTCACGGGATTGGGCGTCCATCGCATGAGCGAGCTCGGAAAGCGCTACCAGGATCTGACCGAGCATTCCTACGCCGCTGTCGTGAAGCTGCTGCGCTCCAATCGCGCCATCACCGAATTCGGCCTCTCGGTCCATCAGATGATCGCTTATGACGCGGACACGCCGCTCTCGCGCGCCGCCGTGCAGGAGGCCGCCTCGGTCGGCCCGCGCGTCGACACGCTGCTCGGCGAGGCGATGACGCTCGACCCGACCCATTCAGCGCAGATCCAAGGCTATCGCGATCGCTTCGCCAAGGTCTTCGAGCAGGCGAAGCCAGCGATCGCGATCGCCCAGGAGCTGCCGGCGCTCGAGCTCGGCGCGCGCATGAAGCCGCATGAGCTGGAGCAGCTCGCCAAATGCGTGTCGCTGCTGCGCGGCGCCGATGAGGAAATCCGCGCCATCGTCACGGAGATGCGCTCCATCTATGTGGCCGCCGAGGCGGAGGACAAGCGCGTCGGCGAGGAGCTGCGCCGCCAGACCGAGCAGACGATCTGGACGATGATCGGCGTCGGCGCGCTCGCGGTTCTCATCGGCTGCGCGGCGACGCTCTATATTTCCGGCCGCAAGATCGGCGCGCCGATCGCGCGCCTCACCGGGCAGATGGGCGATATCGCCAAGGGCGATCTCGACGCCGTGGTGGAGGGCGTCGAGCGTGGCGACGAGGTCGGCGCGATGGCGCGCGCGCTGGACACGTTCAAGCGCAATGCGCAGGAGCTGCGCGCCGCAGAGGCCCGCGCCGCCGAGGAGCGCCGTCGCGGAGAGGACGCCGAGGCGCGGCGCAAGGCCGAGCAGGCCAGGATCGAAAAAGAACGCGAGGCGGCGCTGCAGGCGATCGGCGAAGGGCTCGAGAAGCTCGCCTCCAAGAATCTCGTCTATCGGCTCTCCGGCTCCATGCCCGAGGCCTATCGCCGGCTGCAGAATGATTTCAACGCGGCCATGGGCCAGCTGGAAGCCGCGCTCGGCCTCGTCGCCGGCGGCGCGAAGGCCATAGACGCCGGCTCCAGCCAGATCGCCGTCGCCGCCGACGATCTCGCCCGCCGCACCGAGCAGCAGGCCGCGAGCCTGGAGGAGACCGCCGCCGCGCTCGAGGAGATCACCACCACGGTGAAGAAGAGCGCCGAGGGCGCCGTTCACGCCAGCAATATCGTCGGCTCCACCAAGATGGAGGCCGAAAACAGCGGCGAGATCGTCCGCCGGGCGGTGGACGCCATGGGCCGCATCGAGCGCTCCTCGCAGCAGATCGGCCAGATCATCGGCGTCATCGACGAGATCGCCTTCCAGACCAATCTTCTGGCGCTGAACGCCGGCGTCGAGGCGGCGCGCGCCGGCGAGGCCGGCAAGGGCTTTGCGGTGGTGGCCTCGGAAGTGCGCGCCCTGGCGCAGCGCTCCGCCGAGGCGGCCAAGGAGATCAAGGGCCTCATCTCCACCTCCACGGTGGAGGTGGATCAGGGCGTCGAGCTGGTCGGCGCGACGGGTAGAGCGCTCGACACCATCGTCTCCCAGGTCGCGGAGATCGACAAAGTGGTCGCCGATATCGCCGCGGGCGCGCGCGAGCAGGCGACCGGCCTCGGCGAGATCAACACCGCCGTCAATCAGATGGACCAGAACACGCAGAAGAACGCCGCAATGGTGGAAGAGACCACCGCCGCCAGCCACAGCCTGCGCAAGGAAACAGAGGCGCTGACGCGCTCGGTCGCCAGCTTCGAGCTCGGCGACAAGCATGGCTCCCGCACGCACGCCGATGCGCCGCGGGCGGCGCTGAAGACGGTCTCCGCCGGGCGCGGCGGCGGCGCGGCGCGCAAGCCGCAGCCGGCTCAGGACGATTGGGAGGAGTTCTGA
- a CDS encoding class I SAM-dependent methyltransferase: MLPKRGTSRPPAEVFDSYVSSVPRLQNAIDLVGGWSCAFPPACGVSAGRIEAFDDARIRWAIDCFGSLEGRNVLELSPGEAGHSFLLESAGARVEAIEPSRAAFIRCLVAKEVMRLSRTRFWLGDMEAFLRDTDKRYDLVVACDALRRFADPLAAIALLARHADALYIHTQVAQRGEASSLRRDDVIAELHEAGFTNMREAESGHSSALSIFARK; the protein is encoded by the coding sequence ATGCTGCCGAAAAGAGGAACGTCGCGTCCTCCGGCGGAGGTTTTCGACTCCTATGTGTCGAGCGTTCCGCGCCTGCAGAACGCCATCGATCTGGTCGGCGGATGGAGCTGCGCTTTTCCGCCCGCATGCGGCGTCTCCGCCGGTCGGATCGAAGCCTTCGACGATGCGCGCATTCGGTGGGCGATCGATTGCTTCGGCTCGCTCGAGGGCCGCAATGTGCTGGAGCTTTCGCCCGGCGAGGCGGGCCACAGCTTCCTTCTCGAATCCGCCGGCGCGCGCGTCGAGGCGATAGAGCCGAGCCGCGCCGCATTCATCCGCTGCCTCGTCGCCAAAGAGGTGATGCGCCTCTCGCGAACGCGCTTCTGGCTCGGCGATATGGAAGCGTTTCTGCGCGATACGGACAAGCGCTATGATCTCGTCGTCGCCTGCGACGCGCTGCGCCGTTTCGCCGATCCGCTCGCGGCCATTGCGCTTCTCGCGCGCCACGCCGACGCGCTGTACATTCACACGCAAGTCGCGCAGCGCGGAGAGGCGTCCTCGCTCCGCCGCGACGATGTGATCGCCGAATTGCATGAAGCCGGTTTTACGAACATGCGAGAGGCGGAGAGCGGCCACTCCTCCGCGCTTTCGATTTTTGCGCGCAAGTGA